Within Kutzneria chonburiensis, the genomic segment ACCGGTCGTCGGTACAGCCTGCTGGTCGCCACCGGTCATGTGGTGGACGCCATCGAGGTGGACGCCGAGCTGGGCCGTCGCGTGGCCGGTGTGCTGCGCACGACCGGCGTGCCGGTGCCGATCGCCGCTACCCCTGCCGGCAAGTGGATGTTCCTGGTGAACTCGGGCCAGGAGCTGTCGGCCGAACTCGCCGGACGCGGCGATGTCGTGCTGCACGGCCTCGACAGCTGGATTCCCTTGCCGCCCACGCCCTTCCAGCACGGTGTCGTGCACTGGAGGGTGAAGCCCGAGGTCTGTGGTTGGTCGCTGCCGGATTCCCAGGTCGTGCAGGAGGCCCTCGTCGAGGCCACCCGACCGGATCACCACGTCGAGCTGCTGGGCACCTCCGCCCCGCGCCTCGTGGCGGCCGACTCCTTCTGATCGCCCTGCCGGCTGCGTCGGGACCCGTGACGTCCTCCCGCGACTACCCCGAGCGCGGGGCCCGACGCAGCCATCGCACCAACCCTGCCCGACCGTCCGCTCGCCGTTCCCGTTCCAGGGCGAGGCGGACACGGGACAGGTGCACAGCCGAACACCAGCACCGAAAGATCGCCTCCCGGTAGCGACCGGGACCGGGGCCACACCCGCCGGCCCCCGAGGGCGACCGCCGCGCCGGACACCTCCGCCTCCCTGGTGTCCGCGAGCGCGACACGGTCGGCACACCACCCTCGACGGTCGCTCACACAACGCGGTCGCAGGCGATGTGCGGTGTTCGGTAGTAACGAATGCGCCGGGCGCGCGCCAGCTCCAGACTGGCGCCCCCGGCGCGTTCGCTCGCTCCGCGGACGTGTGTCCGCGGAAAGCGCGGACCGGGTCGCTCGCGGTGCTGTGTGGGGGCCCGGCCCCCACGCCCCCACGCCGGGGCTTCGCCCCGGACGCCTCACCAATGGGAGAGCGATGCTCGCGCGAGCGCTCGCCTCGTTGGTTCGGAGTGCTGTGTGGGGGCCCGGCCCCCACGCCCCCACGCCGGGGCTTCGCCCCGGACCCCAAGGCGTGTCGACAGTCAGGCGGTGAGAGCGCTCTCACTCGGGGCTACTTGGGGGTGATGGCGTTCAGGACGGCGGTGAGGACGGCGACCGCGCCTTCCTTGTCCAAGGGCTCGTTTCCGTTGCCGCACTTGGGGGACTGGACGCAGGAGGGGCAGCCCATCAGGCACTCGCAAGAGGCGATGGCCTCACGGGTGGCGGTGAGCCACGGGATAAGTGACGCGTGGCCGCGGTCGGCGAAGCCGGCGCCGCCGGGGTGGCCGTCGTGCACGAAGACGGTGGCCTCGCCGGTGTCGGCGTGCATGGCGGTGGAGACACCGCCGATGTCCCAACGGTCGCAAGTGGCGAACAGGGGGAGCAGGCCGATGGCGGCGTGCTCGGCGGCGTGGAGGGCGCCGGGGACGCGGGGAGGGAAATGCCGGCGGCCTCCAACAAATCCTGGCTGACGGTGTACCAGACGGCGCGGGTGCGCAGGGTCTGCTCGGGGAGGTCGAGGGGGATCTGGTCGATGACCCGACCGGAAGGGAGTTTGCGCAGGTAGCCGACCACCTGCGAAGTGACGTCAACCTCGCCGAGGCACAGGTCTACGCCGTCGAAGCGGTCCCGCTGCGCGGTGCGGACGACGGAGATGTCGACGACGTTGCGGGGCTGGGTGGTCCACTCGGGGTCCTCGGCATGGACGAGGGCGAGGCCGTCCTCCAAGGACAGGGCGTCGACGACGTACGAGATGCCCTGGTGCAGGTAGAGGGCGCCGGGATGGACCTGCCAGGTGGCGGAGCCGGGGTCGACGGTGCCGAGCATCCGACCGGAATCGCCCTCGACGACGGCGATCTGCTCGCCGCCGGAGCCGCGGATGTCGACGCCGGCGTGGGGACGGTCGCGAGAGGTCCAGTACCAACCGGTGGGGCGCCGCCGGAGGAGACCGTCCTGCACGAGGTCGTCGACGATCTGCCGGGCGACGGGGCCGCCGAGCGTGATGAGGCAGTCGGGGGTGAGGGGGAGCTCGGAAGCGGCGCAGGCGAGCTGCGGGGCGAGGACGTAAGGGTTGACGGGGTCGAGCACGGTGGCCTCGACGGGTTTGTCGAGCACGGCGGCGGGATGGTGCACGAGATAGGTGTCGAGCGGATCGTCGCGGGCGACGAAGACCACGAGGGAGCCGTCGCCGGTGCGGCCGGCGCGGCCGGCCTGCTGCCAGAACGAGGCGAGGGTGCCGGGATAGCCGGCGACGACGACGGCGTCGAGACCGGCGATGTCGACGCCGAGTTCGAGGGCGTTGGTGGTGGCGACGCCGAGAAGGCGGCCGTCGGCCAAGGAGCGTTCCAAAGCCCGACGCTCCTCGGGCAGGAAGCCGGCGCGGTAGGCGGCGACGCGGCCGGGAAGGTCGTCGTCGGCGTCGGCGAGGATCCGGCGAGCGGCCAGGGCGGTGAGCTCGGCGCCGCGGCGGGAGCGGACGAAGGCGAGCGTGCGGGCCTGCTCGATGACGAGGTCGGCGAGGATCCGCGCGGCCTCGGTGCCGGCGGCCCGCCGGATGGGGGCGCCGTTCTCGCCGGCGAGCTCCTCGAGCAGCGGCGGCTCCCACAGTGCGACGGTTCGCTCACCACGTGGTGAGGAGTCCTCGTCGATGGCCTCGAACGACAGCCCGCAGAGCCGCTCGGCCGAGCCGGCGGGGTCGGCGACGGTGGCCGACGCCAGCACGAAGACGGGGGAGGCGCCGTACTTGGCGGCGACGCGACGGAGTCGGCGCATCAGCAGCGCGACATGGGAGCCGAAGACGCCCCGGTAGGAGTGGCACTCGTCGACGACGACGTAGGTCAGCCGGCGGAAGAACGTGGACCAGCGGGCGTGGTTGGGCAGCACGCCCCGGTGCAGCATGTCGGGGTTGGTGAAGATCCAGCGGGAGTGCGCCCGGACCCAGTCCCGCTCGACCATGGGGGTGTCGCCGTCGAACGACGCCGGGCGCACGTCGTCGGCCCCCAACGACCGCACCGACCGGAGCTGATCGGCGCCCAGCGCCTTGGTCGGAGCCAGGTACAACGCGGTCGCCCGAGGATCTTCAGCCAGACGGCTCAACACCGGCAGCTGGTACCCGAGCGACTTCCCGGACGCCGTTCCTGTGGCGAGCACCACATGTTTTCCCGACCAGGCCAGTTCGGCGGCGCGCGCCTGATGGGTCCACGGCCGCTCGACGCCGCCCGCGCGCAGCGCGCTGACCAGCCCATGATCGGCCCATTCCGGCCAGTCGGCGTGCCGGCCGACCCGCTCGGGCTGGTCGGTGACGTGCGTCAGCGGCGACTCGCCCGCCGGCACTCCGGCCAGCACGCGCCGCAGCAGCTCGCGACCACGCTCGGTTCCGCCCACAGCCCCGAGCTTCGCACACAGGTGCGACACCACTCGACCGGCGGATCGGTTGTTCACGGTCGGTGTCGACCGCTCCATCGCCACAGGCGGCGCAGACGGTCGCTGTATCGATTCACGACGCCCTCCGAAGATAACGGACTGTGAACGGAACGGGACTGGCCGTCTGACCGAGTTGACGGACCAATAGACTCCGCCGGCATCGCACCCAAGTGTGAGGGTGCACACGCTGCGTCGGAGCCGACGCACGACACCGGCTCCTGGCGCTGACGGCTGTAACACGCATGACGTCACCAGGAGGACGGATGTCCCAGAAACTCGCGGACGGCCTCACGCTGTCCGGGGGGACTACACCATCGTCGGTGTGGTCGCTGTGGTCGCCATCATCGCCCTGGCCATCGCGTTCGTGCTGCGCAAGGAGGTGCTGGCCGCGGGCCAGGGCACCCCGAAGATGCAGGACATCGCGAAGGCCGTTCAGGAGGGCGCCGCGGCCTATCTCAACCGGCAGTTCCGCACCTTGGCCATATTCGTGGTCATCGTGTTCGTGCTGCTGTTCTTCCTTCCCGCGGACAGCATCGGCGAACGAATCGGCCGCTCTGTCTTCTTCATCATCGGCGCCGTCTTCTCGGCCGCGATCGGCTACCTCGGCATGTGGCTGTCGACCCGCGCGAACCTGCGCGTGGCGGCGGCCGCAAACGAGCCGGACGGCGGCCGCGAGAAGGCGATGCGGGTAGCTTTCCGCACCGGCGGTGTGGTCGGCATGAGCACGGTCGGCCTCGGCCTGCTCGGCGCCTCGATCGTGGTGCTGGCCTACGCCGGCGAAGCGCCCAAGGTGCTCGAGGGCTTCGGCTTCGGCGCCGCCCTGCTCGCCATGTTCATGCGTGTCGGCGGCGGCATCTTCACCAAGGCCGCGGACGTGGGCGCCGACCTGGTCGGCAAGGT encodes:
- a CDS encoding bifunctional DNA primase/polymerase, whose translation is MDWSDSWRGAFRIELRAEAMGLAWRGWPVLPGTYPTGSQWAGRDGVEQTGPVPVHRDWVDRIGTKPEQVAAWWTGRRYSLLVATGHVVDAIEVDAELGRRVAGVLRTTGVPVPIAATPAGKWMFLVNSGQELSAELAGRGDVVLHGLDSWIPLPPTPFQHGVVHWRVKPEVCGWSLPDSQVVQEALVEATRPDHHVELLGTSAPRLVAADSF